One Glycine max cultivar Williams 82 chromosome 6, Glycine_max_v4.0, whole genome shotgun sequence DNA segment encodes these proteins:
- the LOC102667313 gene encoding uncharacterized protein → MCFIQKTPEGGFLEMILMDERLFFTKGTIVKEHELLEIPEHVYDFTTFEEILSGQASSDVLVDVIGQFVDIEQERYDNPKMVIHMKDPRLSNFMEKHETGPIIIILTLAKIKDPKGECPIIIQGSHDSKLLINENIVEIQQYRNRLDSVPVCESLSQAISQISSVFEASTIDKFFVNTPVKSVMEINEFDRELFCVTLAKIEKFFVANGWSYEGCSRCNVKGDPETTYICSGCGKSNTGTVARFRIEILVSQEKECAEFVLWDKECVQLLNVTAAELKKQLIDDGEVDPLAFPEAIECILGKMLAFKIKVQPRCRKSFVIQISDDEQIIDSIKLKLPSDEV, encoded by the exons ATGTGCTTCATTCAAAAGACTCCAGAAGGAGGTTTTTTGGAGATGATTTTAATGGATGAGAG GTTGTTCTTTACAAAAGGAACAATTGTAAAAGAACATGAGCTTCTTGAAATTCCTGAACATGTATATGACTTTACTACATTTGAAGAAATATTGAGTGGACAAGCTTCATCTGATGTGTTAGTAG ATGTGATTGGTCAGTTTGTTGACATAGAGCAAGAACGCTATGATAATCCAAAGATGGTCATTCATATGAAGGACCCACGG TTATCAAATTTTATGGAGAAACATGAAACTGGACCTATCATTATAATCCTAACACTAGCCAAGATAAAGGACCCAAAAG GTGAATGTCCTATTATTATCCAAGGCTCTCATGATTCAAAGCTTCTCATCAATGAAAATATTGTAGAGATCCAACAATATAGGAACAG ATTGGACTCAGTCCCTGTTTGTGAGTCATTAAGTCAAGCCATCTCTCAGATTTCATCAGTTTTTGAAGCTTCTACTATAGACAAGTTTTTTGTGAATACTCCAGTCAAGAGTGTGATGGAAATAAATGAATTTGATCGG GAATTGTTTTGTGTCACACTTgcaaaaatagagaaattttTTGTTGCAAATGGGTGGAGCTACGAAGGATGCTCTAGGTGCAATGTTAAAGGTGATCCCGAAACAACATATATTTGCTCAGGTTGTGGGAAAAGTAACACAGGAACAGTTGCAAG GTTTAGAATAGAGATTCTAGTTTCTCAAGAAAAAGAGTGTGCAGAGTTTGTGTTATGGGACAAAGAGTGTGTACAATTGTTGAATGTAACTGCTGCTGAGCTAAAAAAGCAATTGATAGAT GATGGTGAGGTCGATCCATTGGCTTTTCCTGAAGCTATAGAGTGTATTTTGGGAAAGATGTTAGCTTTCAAGATAAAAGTGCAGCCAAGATGTCGAAAATCATTTGTCATCCAAATATCAGATGATGAA